A stretch of Campylobacter gracilis DNA encodes these proteins:
- a CDS encoding acetate kinase encodes MDILVINSGSSSVKFKFHDMLNHACIASGLIEEIGSTHASGSINCANGRGIKVENEQIPNHETAIAIAIDLLKQSGVINDLTQVGGIGHRIVQGADYFDAPALIDEDVMAKIAELAPLAPLHNPANLAGIKSCLKIAPKIPNVAVFDTIFHQSIPPYAYMYALPYEFYEKYKVRRYGAHGTSHWFVSTMGAKFLRKKYENFNAITLHLGNGSSVSAIENGKCIDTSMGLTPLEGIIMGTRCGSIDPAIIPYIERVAGYNAQDMDVIMNKKSGLLGICGASDLRKVYEKMEGGEPRAKLAFEMLVYSVVKMIGAYYAVLGRVDALIFTGGIGENAPHFRQNVCEKLAHIGIEIDATKNAKNTGSIRNLSAVDSKIKTLVIPTNEELAIAEATVDTINKNSAQIDYQKYSEF; translated from the coding sequence ATGGATATCCTAGTCATAAATTCCGGCTCGAGCTCGGTTAAATTTAAATTCCACGATATGCTAAATCACGCCTGCATCGCAAGCGGACTCATCGAGGAGATCGGCTCGACGCACGCAAGCGGAAGTATCAATTGCGCCAATGGACGAGGCATAAAGGTTGAAAACGAGCAAATTCCAAATCACGAAACCGCGATTGCGATTGCGATTGATCTTTTAAAACAAAGCGGAGTAATCAACGATCTAACTCAAGTAGGCGGCATCGGGCATAGAATAGTCCAAGGTGCGGATTATTTCGACGCTCCTGCACTCATAGATGAGGACGTAATGGCTAAAATCGCCGAGCTTGCGCCGCTTGCGCCGCTACACAATCCCGCAAATTTAGCGGGCATCAAATCCTGCCTGAAGATCGCTCCTAAAATTCCAAACGTCGCGGTTTTCGATACGATATTTCATCAAAGCATTCCTCCGTATGCGTATATGTACGCGCTGCCGTATGAATTCTACGAAAAATATAAGGTTCGTCGCTACGGCGCGCACGGCACATCGCATTGGTTCGTCTCGACGATGGGAGCGAAATTTTTACGTAAGAAATACGAAAACTTCAACGCCATTACGCTGCATCTTGGCAACGGCTCGAGCGTGAGCGCCATAGAAAACGGCAAGTGCATCGACACCTCAATGGGGCTAACGCCGCTTGAGGGGATCATCATGGGCACCAGATGCGGCTCGATCGATCCTGCGATCATCCCATACATCGAGCGCGTCGCGGGCTACAACGCGCAGGATATGGACGTCATAATGAACAAAAAAAGCGGACTTTTGGGCATCTGCGGCGCAAGCGATCTGCGAAAAGTATATGAAAAGATGGAAGGCGGCGAGCCACGCGCGAAACTCGCGTTTGAGATGCTCGTTTACAGCGTCGTTAAGATGATCGGGGCGTATTATGCCGTGCTCGGGCGAGTGGACGCTTTGATCTTTACCGGAGGTATCGGCGAAAATGCGCCGCATTTTAGGCAAAATGTCTGCGAGAAGCTCGCACATATCGGCATCGAAATCGATGCAACAAAAAACGCAAAAAATACCGGCTCGATTAGAAATTTAAGCGCGGTAGATAGCAAAATCAAAACGCTCGTAATCCCTACCAACGAGGAGCTGGCGATCGCCGAAGCTACGGTCGATACGATCAACAAAAACTCCGCGCAGATCGACTATCAGAAATACTCGGAATTTTAA
- a CDS encoding response regulator transcription factor, which produces MSKILLVEDDETLCDLIGEYLKDAGFDVCVCSDAQSAADLAYEQKFDLFIFDVKIPKGDGFSLLKELRKSGDRTPAIFATSLNTLDDLEVGFKSGCDDYLKKPYELKELLLRVNSLIKRSFSHNFDEFVTIDDEFKFYFASKELRRSGVPVALSNKERELLALFLQNKNRLLSKDEIFSAIYAFDETPSEEALRTYIKNLRRVLGEEHIINRRNAGYLYV; this is translated from the coding sequence GTGAGTAAAATTTTACTCGTAGAGGACGATGAGACGCTTTGCGATCTCATCGGTGAATATCTAAAAGACGCGGGCTTTGACGTATGCGTTTGCAGCGACGCTCAAAGCGCCGCGGATCTTGCTTATGAGCAAAAATTCGATCTTTTTATCTTTGACGTAAAAATCCCCAAAGGTGACGGATTCTCACTTTTAAAAGAGCTGCGCAAGAGCGGCGATCGCACCCCCGCGATATTTGCCACGTCGCTAAATACGCTCGATGATCTTGAGGTCGGTTTTAAAAGCGGCTGCGACGACTATCTCAAAAAACCGTATGAACTAAAAGAGCTGCTGCTGCGCGTTAATTCGCTCATAAAGCGAAGCTTCAGCCACAATTTTGATGAATTCGTAACTATTGACGACGAGTTTAAATTTTACTTTGCAAGCAAAGAGCTACGCAGATCGGGCGTGCCCGTCGCGCTTTCAAACAAAGAACGTGAGCTGCTGGCGCTTTTTTTGCAAAATAAAAACAGACTTTTGAGCAAGGATGAAATTTTCTCCGCCATCTACGCTTTTGACGAGACACCGAGCGAAGAGGCGCTGCGAACTTATATCAAAAATTTGCGCCGCGTCCTAGGCGAAGAGCACATCATAAACCGCCGCAACGCAGGGTATCTGTATGTCTGA
- a CDS encoding valine--tRNA ligase produces MADFYDAKAVEESFYKIWEQRGYFEIDGNKDIQQKGKNFCIMLPPPNVTGVLHIGHSLTYTLQDIMTRYKRMDGYKTLWQPGLDHAGIATQNVVERELLAQGIKKEAIGREEFLKHVWHWKEQSGGQIVKQMKRLGVTPAWSRQRFTMDEGLKNAVRKAFVSLYDAGLIVRGNYMVNWCTHDGALSDVEVEHKENKGKLYHLRYYFADEQDKFIVVATTRPETYFGDTAVMVNPADERYKNLIGKKVVLPLIGREIEIIADEYVDMSFGTGAVKVTPAHDTNDYEVGKRHELEFITVFDEKGILNEQCGKFKGLERLAARDQIVAELERLGFIEKIEDYENQVGYCYRCKNVVEPYISQQWFVRADIAKEAIAKVNSGEAEFFPKHWINSFNAWMRELKDWCISRQLWWGHRIPVFYCDCGHQWADERESPDACPKCGGKNFTQDPDVLDTWFSSGLWPISTLGWGNGEALKNEKWFEEDLSEFYPNTMLITGFDILFFWVARMMFQCQNAMGELPFRDIYLHALVKDKDGKKMSKSSKNVVDPLLKIDEFSADILRFTLTILCVQGRDLRLSDDKLLIYRNFTNKLYNASKFLLLNASKFDDLDAAQIKTSLGKYMLSRFNCCVSAVRENLDEYRFNDAATELYKFFWDEFCDWGIELSKADKAAIGELGMIFKEAMKLLSPFMPFLSEYLYQELSGTKLQDARSIMVMRYPQPGERDERIEELFSLVIEAIVSIRRAKATIELGNARVAKAYVKSAVDLSAAADYIKTLAKVDEVEFTQQNIANSARDVSERLETFVPLEGVDLSGVISRLNAQKAKLEKEVAKLSSMLNNEKFIASAPQAVVEANREGLQSAQEKFAKVCDELKAFGE; encoded by the coding sequence ATGGCAGATTTTTACGACGCGAAAGCCGTAGAGGAGAGCTTTTATAAAATTTGGGAGCAGCGCGGTTACTTCGAGATCGACGGCAATAAAGATATCCAGCAAAAAGGCAAAAATTTTTGCATTATGCTACCGCCGCCGAATGTTACCGGAGTGCTTCATATCGGGCACTCGCTCACTTATACGTTGCAAGACATAATGACGCGATACAAGCGAATGGACGGTTACAAAACGCTGTGGCAGCCGGGGTTAGACCACGCAGGCATTGCGACGCAAAACGTCGTCGAGCGCGAGCTTTTGGCGCAAGGGATTAAAAAAGAAGCGATCGGGCGCGAGGAGTTTTTGAAGCACGTTTGGCATTGGAAGGAGCAAAGCGGCGGGCAGATCGTAAAGCAGATGAAGCGCCTTGGCGTCACGCCTGCGTGGAGCAGACAGCGCTTCACGATGGATGAGGGGCTTAAAAACGCCGTGCGCAAAGCATTCGTAAGCTTATACGATGCGGGGCTCATCGTGCGCGGAAACTACATGGTGAACTGGTGCACGCACGACGGCGCTCTAAGCGACGTGGAGGTCGAGCACAAGGAGAACAAGGGCAAGCTCTATCATTTGCGTTATTACTTTGCGGACGAGCAAGATAAATTTATCGTAGTGGCTACTACGCGACCCGAGACCTACTTTGGCGACACCGCCGTAATGGTAAATCCCGCGGACGAACGCTATAAAAATTTGATCGGCAAAAAAGTCGTGCTGCCGCTAATCGGCCGTGAGATAGAGATCATCGCCGACGAATACGTCGATATGAGCTTCGGAACGGGTGCCGTGAAGGTCACGCCCGCGCACGATACCAACGACTACGAGGTCGGCAAGCGCCACGAGCTGGAGTTTATCACCGTTTTTGACGAAAAAGGAATTTTAAACGAGCAGTGCGGTAAATTCAAAGGCTTAGAGCGACTTGCCGCGCGCGATCAGATCGTAGCGGAGCTTGAGAGGCTGGGCTTTATCGAAAAAATTGAGGATTACGAAAATCAAGTCGGCTACTGCTACCGCTGCAAAAACGTCGTCGAGCCGTACATCTCGCAGCAGTGGTTCGTGCGCGCAGATATCGCAAAAGAAGCAATTGCCAAAGTAAATTCCGGCGAGGCGGAATTTTTCCCGAAGCACTGGATCAATAGCTTTAACGCCTGGATGCGCGAGCTGAAGGACTGGTGCATCAGTCGCCAGCTGTGGTGGGGGCATAGAATTCCAGTGTTTTACTGCGACTGCGGCCATCAGTGGGCGGATGAGCGCGAGAGCCCCGATGCCTGCCCGAAATGCGGCGGTAAAAATTTTACTCAAGACCCCGATGTGCTCGATACATGGTTTTCAAGCGGTCTTTGGCCGATCAGCACGCTTGGCTGGGGTAACGGCGAGGCGCTGAAAAACGAGAAGTGGTTTGAGGAGGATTTGAGCGAATTTTATCCAAATACCATGCTGATTACCGGCTTTGACATTTTATTTTTCTGGGTCGCGCGCATGATGTTTCAGTGCCAAAACGCCATGGGCGAGCTGCCGTTTCGCGACATCTACCTGCACGCCTTAGTTAAGGACAAAGACGGCAAAAAGATGAGCAAATCGAGCAAAAATGTAGTCGATCCGCTGCTAAAGATAGACGAATTTAGCGCCGATATTTTGCGCTTTACACTTACGATTTTGTGCGTGCAGGGGCGCGATCTGCGCCTTAGCGACGACAAGCTTTTGATATATCGAAATTTTACGAATAAGCTCTATAACGCGAGCAAATTTTTGCTTTTAAACGCTTCTAAATTCGACGATTTAGACGCGGCGCAGATCAAAACGAGCCTCGGCAAATATATGCTTTCGCGCTTTAACTGCTGCGTGAGCGCGGTGCGAGAAAATTTAGACGAATACCGCTTTAACGACGCTGCGACCGAGCTTTATAAGTTTTTTTGGGACGAGTTTTGCGACTGGGGCATCGAGCTTAGCAAGGCGGACAAGGCCGCGATAGGCGAGCTAGGGATGATTTTTAAAGAAGCGATGAAGCTGCTAAGTCCGTTTATGCCGTTTCTAAGCGAGTATCTGTATCAGGAGCTAAGCGGCACGAAGCTGCAAGACGCGCGCTCCATCATGGTGATGCGATACCCACAGCCTGGCGAGCGCGACGAGCGGATTGAGGAGCTATTTTCGCTCGTTATCGAAGCGATCGTTAGCATTCGCCGCGCAAAGGCGACGATCGAGCTCGGCAATGCGCGCGTAGCAAAAGCCTACGTTAAATCCGCAGTCGATCTAAGCGCCGCCGCAGACTACATCAAAACGCTAGCAAAGGTAGATGAAGTGGAATTTACGCAGCAAAATATCGCAAATTCCGCCCGCGACGTGAGCGAGAGGCTAGAAACTTTCGTACCGCTTGAGGGGGTCGATCTTAGCGGCGTGATTTCGCGCCTTAACGCGCAAAAGGCCAAACTAGAAAAAGAGGTAGCAAAGCTCTCAAGTATGCTAAATAACGAGAAATTTATAGCCTCCGCTCCGCAAGCCGTGGTCGAAGCCAACCGCGAAGGGCTGCAAAGCGCGCAGGAAAAATTCGCCAAAGTATGCGACGAGCTAAAGGCGTTTGGCGAGTAG
- a CDS encoding diaminopimelate dehydrogenase: MSEKIKIAVLGYGNLGRGVELAARNSKDLQLSAVFSRREPHSVQTYGAPVFSADEILSHKGKFDVLVLCGGSATDLPTQTPEFAKEFNVVDSFDTHAKIPEHFAAVDAAAKKGGNVGIIAVGWDPGLFSLNRLFGESVLENGSSYTFWGKGVSQGHSDAIRRIEGVVDARQYTVPIESALERVRTGENPKLSTREKHLRECYVVAEDGADKARIEKEIKTMPNYFADYDTSVHFIDLATLKKEHGGIPHGGFVLRSGATGEHGENKHLIEFSLKLDSNPEFTASVLVAYARAAYRLAQKGERGAFSVFDIAPALLSPKSTDELRREIL, encoded by the coding sequence ATGAGCGAAAAAATAAAAATAGCGGTTTTGGGATATGGAAATTTAGGTCGCGGCGTGGAGCTTGCCGCGCGAAATAGCAAGGATCTGCAGCTTTCGGCAGTGTTTTCTCGCCGCGAGCCGCACAGCGTGCAAACGTACGGCGCTCCGGTATTTAGCGCGGATGAAATTTTATCGCACAAGGGCAAATTTGACGTTTTGGTGCTTTGCGGCGGTAGTGCGACGGATCTACCGACTCAGACGCCAGAGTTTGCAAAAGAATTTAATGTAGTTGATAGCTTCGATACGCACGCAAAAATCCCTGAGCACTTCGCCGCGGTAGACGCCGCAGCCAAAAAGGGCGGAAATGTAGGCATCATCGCCGTTGGCTGGGATCCGGGGCTATTTTCGTTAAATAGACTGTTCGGCGAGAGCGTGCTGGAAAACGGCAGCAGTTATACGTTTTGGGGCAAAGGCGTGAGCCAAGGCCACTCAGACGCTATCCGCAGGATCGAGGGCGTCGTGGATGCGCGCCAATACACCGTGCCGATAGAAAGCGCCTTAGAGCGAGTCCGCACGGGCGAAAATCCGAAACTTAGCACGCGCGAAAAACACTTGCGCGAGTGCTACGTCGTGGCCGAGGACGGCGCCGATAAAGCACGCATAGAAAAAGAGATAAAAACGATGCCCAATTACTTCGCCGACTACGACACGAGCGTGCATTTTATAGATCTTGCGACGCTTAAAAAAGAGCACGGCGGCATCCCTCACGGAGGATTCGTCCTGCGAAGCGGAGCGACTGGCGAGCACGGAGAAAATAAACACTTGATCGAGTTTTCGCTAAAGCTTGACTCAAATCCGGAATTTACCGCAAGCGTGCTCGTAGCCTACGCCCGCGCGGCGTATCGTTTGGCGCAAAAGGGCGAACGCGGCGCATTTAGCGTGTTTGACATCGCTCCGGCGCTTCTTTCGCCAAAGAGCACAGATGAGCTAAGGCGCGAAATTTTATAA
- a CDS encoding sensor histidine kinase, with protein MSEKTALTLKILSLYLISSALFLGYFFKINYRMNEAALLSHRIKELKEIKMMIYMKASMDGLESLADFEREKGVSACIFKPNSDEIYGCGGELGALDKAKLKAEFISGGRLGIYENLQNMEERNAFSKAKIILLGSSVQGEILTLRIKTAAMMTALLGVILAVAFYLVRLGTKPLYDKIDTLNRFIKDSTHEINTPLSIISMSVETMRHAELGEYNAKRVANIDLAAKTLSRIYEDLVFLTFGMNKEGEISSIDLKSLVASRCEYFAPFIQKRRLSLKTDLSDASMSANVYEISRLIDNLLSNAVKYADAGGYVDVRLRRGELAISNSGEGIDKKKGDEIFRRFARFNSSEGGFGIGLSIVSEVCKKYSFSISYDSVPGEVTTFRLTWRE; from the coding sequence ATGTCTGAAAAGACCGCTTTAACGCTTAAAATTCTATCTTTATATCTCATTTCAAGTGCATTGTTTTTAGGATATTTTTTCAAAATAAATTACAGGATGAACGAAGCCGCGCTACTTTCGCACAGGATAAAAGAGCTAAAAGAGATCAAAATGATGATCTATATGAAAGCAAGCATGGACGGGCTGGAATCGCTAGCGGACTTTGAGCGCGAAAAGGGCGTGAGTGCGTGTATATTTAAGCCAAACTCTGATGAAATTTACGGCTGCGGCGGTGAGCTCGGAGCACTTGATAAAGCGAAGCTAAAGGCGGAATTTATAAGTGGCGGAAGGCTAGGAATTTATGAGAATCTGCAAAATATGGAGGAGCGAAATGCCTTTTCCAAGGCTAAAATCATTCTGCTTGGAAGTAGCGTGCAGGGCGAAATTTTAACGCTTCGTATCAAAACCGCAGCGATGATGACAGCGCTTTTGGGCGTGATATTAGCCGTGGCGTTTTATCTGGTGCGGCTAGGCACCAAGCCGCTTTACGATAAGATCGACACACTAAATCGCTTCATCAAAGATAGCACCCACGAGATCAATACTCCGCTTAGCATCATCTCGATGAGCGTTGAGACGATGCGGCACGCAGAGCTTGGAGAATACAACGCCAAGCGCGTCGCTAATATCGATCTTGCCGCTAAGACGCTTTCGCGCATCTACGAGGATCTCGTGTTTTTAACCTTCGGTATGAATAAGGAGGGCGAGATTAGCTCGATCGATCTAAAGAGCCTCGTCGCTTCGCGCTGCGAATACTTCGCGCCGTTTATCCAAAAACGCAGACTAAGCCTTAAAACCGATCTTTCGGATGCGAGCATGAGCGCAAACGTCTATGAAATTTCGCGCCTGATCGACAATCTGCTAAGCAACGCCGTAAAATACGCCGACGCAGGCGGCTACGTGGATGTGCGGCTAAGGCGCGGCGAGCTGGCGATCTCAAACAGCGGCGAGGGGATCGATAAGAAAAAAGGCGACGAAATTTTTAGGCGTTTTGCGCGCTTTAACTCGAGCGAAGGCGGTTTTGGCATCGGGCTTAGCATCGTAAGCGAGGTCTGCAAAAAATACTCCTTTTCTATCTCCTACGACAGCGTGCCGGGCGAAGTAACGACCTTCCGCCTTACGTGGCGCGAATAA
- a CDS encoding methionine ABC transporter ATP-binding protein gives MIKIENLKKFYGATQIIDGVSLTVEKGEIFAIVGHSGAGKSTMLRCINGLEDYQEGSLKVEGREVRELSGAQIRELRKNIGMIFQHFALMSRRSVAQNVATPLAFWGHPEDHTKRRVAELLELVGLADKANAYPSELSGGQKQRVAIARALALSPKILLSDEATSALDPNTTAQILSLLRRINRELGITIVLVTHEMEVVKGIAQRAILLKGGRVSNSGDIVSLFLHPDENMKEFLGEEEVLPASGVNIRLFFPPAVAFDSVITHMARALEINFNIVWGKLERLDKNVVGSLVINVKPAHVARVEEFIKNAGVIYEIVNEDEIKDYALS, from the coding sequence GTGATAAAGATAGAAAATTTAAAGAAATTTTACGGAGCGACGCAGATCATAGACGGCGTCAGCCTAACCGTAGAAAAAGGCGAAATTTTCGCCATCGTAGGTCACAGCGGTGCGGGTAAATCTACCATGCTTCGCTGCATAAACGGCCTAGAGGACTATCAAGAAGGAAGCCTTAAGGTGGAGGGCAGGGAGGTAAGAGAGCTAAGCGGCGCTCAGATCCGCGAGCTGCGCAAAAATATCGGTATGATTTTTCAGCACTTCGCGCTTATGAGCCGCCGCAGCGTCGCGCAAAACGTCGCCACGCCGCTTGCGTTTTGGGGCCATCCCGAGGACCACACGAAGCGCCGCGTAGCCGAACTTTTGGAGCTCGTGGGGCTTGCGGATAAAGCAAACGCCTATCCCAGCGAGCTTAGCGGCGGACAGAAGCAGCGCGTGGCGATTGCGCGTGCGCTTGCATTAAGCCCTAAAATTTTGCTTTCCGACGAGGCAACCTCGGCGCTTGATCCCAATACTACCGCTCAAATTTTATCACTTCTGCGCCGTATCAATCGCGAGCTAGGCATCACGATCGTGCTCGTTACGCACGAGATGGAGGTCGTAAAGGGCATCGCGCAGCGCGCGATCCTGCTTAAGGGCGGGCGCGTGAGCAACTCGGGCGATATCGTCTCGCTGTTTTTGCACCCGGATGAGAATATGAAGGAGTTTTTGGGCGAGGAGGAGGTACTGCCTGCAAGCGGCGTGAATATCAGGCTCTTTTTTCCGCCCGCGGTCGCGTTTGACAGCGTGATCACGCACATGGCACGCGCTTTGGAGATAAATTTTAACATCGTCTGGGGCAAGCTCGAGCGGCTTGATAAAAATGTCGTCGGAAGCCTCGTGATCAACGTAAAGCCCGCACACGTCGCGCGCGTGGAGGAGTTTATCAAAAACGCGGGCGTAATCTATGAGATCGTAAACGAGGACGAGATCAAAGATTATGCTCTTTCGTAA
- a CDS encoding ArsR/SmtB family transcription factor — MQYVDILALKSEFMRVLAHPIRIGIVEILGDKKMSVGEICELLNKEQATVSKHLGVLKNGGILKSEKSGLNVFYSVDICCLPNFLECLKNILEEKAAKNSKNARGVIKSLR, encoded by the coding sequence ATGCAATATGTTGATATTCTTGCGCTAAAAAGCGAATTTATGAGAGTTTTGGCTCATCCTATTAGGATTGGGATAGTTGAGATTTTAGGTGATAAAAAGATGAGCGTAGGTGAAATTTGTGAGCTTTTAAACAAAGAACAAGCAACGGTTTCAAAGCATCTTGGGGTATTAAAAAATGGGGGAATTTTAAAAAGCGAGAAGTCCGGACTTAATGTTTTTTACTCGGTTGATATTTGCTGTTTGCCAAATTTTTTGGAATGTTTAAAAAATATTTTAGAGGAAAAAGCAGCCAAAAACTCAAAAAATGCAAGAGGTGTCATAAAAAGTCTAAGATAA
- a CDS encoding peptidylprolyl isomerase has product MKRILSFSFVAAMAISSLNAGVLATAKDANITITDEDVAPFLAQGMQHGGQEPTADEKKKLIDDLIKYKLLIAEAKKSGIENSDEYKHQLELAKDGIAFNLWQREQAKDVSVSDEEAKKIYDENKQNFMQPDSVTASHILVADEKAAKNAIAKLSKVKKENLKEEFNKLAKEISIDPSAKENGGDLGSFGKGMMVPEFEKAAFALKDGEMSKTPVKTQFGYHVIYKESSKKAETMPFEKVKDLIKNQLLPSKVNKKIDDKANELFGKLNIEYAK; this is encoded by the coding sequence ATGAAAAGAATTTTATCTTTCAGCTTTGTTGCCGCTATGGCTATATCTTCGCTTAATGCAGGCGTTTTGGCTACTGCAAAAGACGCAAATATCACTATTACGGATGAGGATGTTGCACCGTTTTTGGCTCAAGGTATGCAGCACGGCGGACAGGAACCGACCGCCGATGAGAAGAAGAAACTAATCGATGATCTGATCAAATACAAACTCCTAATCGCAGAGGCGAAAAAATCAGGCATTGAAAACAGCGACGAATATAAGCATCAGCTAGAGCTAGCTAAAGATGGCATTGCATTTAATCTATGGCAACGCGAGCAAGCTAAAGACGTAAGCGTCAGCGACGAGGAAGCTAAAAAAATTTACGATGAAAATAAACAAAATTTCATGCAACCAGATTCCGTTACCGCAAGCCATATCTTAGTAGCAGACGAAAAGGCTGCTAAAAACGCGATTGCGAAGCTATCAAAAGTCAAAAAAGAGAATTTAAAAGAGGAATTTAATAAGCTAGCCAAAGAAATTTCAATCGATCCAAGTGCTAAAGAAAACGGCGGCGATTTGGGTTCTTTCGGCAAAGGGATGATGGTGCCGGAGTTTGAAAAAGCAGCGTTTGCGCTAAAAGATGGTGAGATGAGCAAAACGCCGGTAAAGACGCAATTCGGATATCATGTAATCTACAAAGAAAGCAGCAAAAAGGCTGAGACTATGCCATTTGAAAAGGTAAAAGATCTCATTAAAAACCAATTACTTCCAAGCAAAGTAAACAAAAAAATCGATGATAAGGCTAACGAGCTATTCGGCAAACTAAACATCGAATACGCAAAATAG
- a CDS encoding MetQ/NlpA family ABC transporter substrate-binding protein — protein MKKFLLASLLSASVVSFALAEKIVVAATPIPHAEILEQIKPDLKAQGYDLEVKVFNDYVTPNLATDSGDVDAGFFQHVPYMEEFNANKGTKLKATVGVHLEPMGIYSHKIKNLKDLKNGAKVAVPNDPTNESRALDLLVAAGLIEVDQNAKLRTPLDVTKNPKNLEILELEGAALPRTLGDVDIAVINSNFAFNANLNPIKDSLFLEKAEGNPYTNVISVKEGNENSPKIKALDKAIQSEKVKKFIETQYKGAIIPSF, from the coding sequence ATGAAGAAATTTCTTCTCGCTTCGCTTCTTAGCGCCAGCGTCGTCAGCTTCGCTCTTGCCGAAAAAATCGTAGTCGCCGCTACTCCGATACCGCATGCCGAAATTTTAGAGCAGATCAAACCCGATCTAAAAGCCCAAGGCTACGATCTTGAGGTCAAGGTTTTCAATGACTACGTAACCCCGAACCTCGCTACCGATAGCGGCGACGTGGATGCGGGATTTTTCCAGCACGTGCCGTATATGGAGGAATTTAACGCTAATAAAGGCACGAAGTTAAAAGCGACCGTGGGCGTGCACCTAGAGCCGATGGGCATCTACAGCCATAAGATTAAAAATTTAAAAGATCTTAAAAACGGCGCCAAAGTTGCCGTGCCAAACGATCCGACTAACGAAAGCCGCGCTCTTGATCTGCTCGTAGCCGCGGGGCTCATCGAAGTTGATCAAAACGCCAAGCTTCGCACGCCGCTAGACGTCACTAAAAATCCTAAAAATTTAGAAATTTTAGAGCTTGAAGGCGCCGCGCTTCCACGCACCCTGGGCGATGTCGATATTGCAGTTATCAACTCAAATTTTGCCTTTAACGCAAATTTAAACCCAATCAAGGATTCGCTATTTTTAGAAAAGGCTGAGGGCAACCCTTACACAAATGTTATTAGCGTTAAAGAAGGCAACGAAAACAGCCCTAAAATCAAGGCGCTAGATAAAGCGATCCAAAGCGAGAAAGTGAAAAAATTTATCGAGACGCAATATAAAGGCGCAATCATCCCGTCGTTTTAA
- a CDS encoding permease, protein MLDLFNQHNIFEFIKFFILYFTEISLLFFCVSFLVFIVSEKFSQKLKKHLISTKISSFIKAFLVGAITPFCSCSTIPLLNGFLKSGVSLGVSSVFLLSSPLVNPVILTLLFMSFGFKFGIIYFTVIFISSLAFGLLLSKADQNLFLKDDFLKPKFSPNNPTKSFVFTPVNQTRACSCKDIKNNKNIYKMALLNSVKEYKKLFYYILLAMFIGAAIHGFVPQKLISNYLGSSDITSILISAFFGILLYVRVEALVPIGLALLASGASAAAFGAFVITAAGVSLPEIILLNRFFRPKFMAIFIAFILCVALAFAMFLKSFF, encoded by the coding sequence ATGCTCGATCTTTTTAATCAACACAATATATTTGAGTTTATCAAATTTTTCATACTTTATTTTACAGAGATTTCACTACTATTTTTTTGTGTCTCTTTTTTGGTGTTTATCGTATCTGAAAAATTTAGTCAAAAACTCAAAAAACACCTTATAAGCACAAAAATTTCAAGCTTTATCAAGGCGTTTTTGGTTGGCGCTATTACGCCGTTTTGTTCGTGCTCTACTATACCGCTTTTAAATGGGTTTTTAAAAAGCGGCGTATCACTTGGCGTTAGTAGCGTATTTTTGTTAAGCTCTCCGCTTGTTAATCCTGTAATTTTAACGCTTCTTTTTATGAGCTTTGGGTTTAAATTTGGCATTATTTATTTTACGGTCATTTTCATCTCATCGCTTGCTTTTGGTCTTTTGTTATCAAAAGCAGATCAAAATCTATTTTTAAAAGATGATTTTTTAAAACCAAAATTTAGCCCAAACAATCCAACTAAAAGCTTTGTTTTTACGCCCGTTAATCAGACGCGAGCTTGTTCTTGCAAGGATATAAAAAATAATAAAAATATTTACAAAATGGCACTTTTAAACTCAGTAAAAGAGTATAAAAAGCTATTTTATTACATACTGCTTGCGATGTTTATCGGCGCCGCTATACACGGATTTGTTCCGCAAAAGCTTATCTCAAACTATCTTGGTTCTAGCGACATCACCTCGATACTTATTTCGGCATTTTTTGGAATTTTACTCTATGTTAGAGTAGAAGCGTTAGTGCCAATTGGCTTAGCGCTTCTTGCGTCGGGTGCTAGTGCGGCCGCATTTGGAGCGTTTGTAATAACGGCGGCAGGGGTTAGCCTACCGGAAATCATACTTCTTAATAGGTTTTTTAGGCCAAAATTTATGGCAATTTTTATCGCTTTTATCTTATGTGTGGCATTAGCATTTGCAATGTTTTTAAAATCATTTTTTTGA